In Bacillus sp. NP247, one DNA window encodes the following:
- a CDS encoding LTA synthase family protein produces MQQFLLKSKRVLSNHFGFFVFAVILLWLKTYAAYVTEFNLGISNTIQKFLLFFNPLSSAVLFLGLALFAKGKRAYIWLIIINLLMSILLYANVVYYRFFSDFITFPTLTQSNNFGDLGGSIFALLHLYDPLYFLDTIILIVLVATKFVNPKPIRVAKHKLSLVFVAGILFFSVNLGLAESDRPELLTRTFDRNYIVKYLGAYNFTIYDGIQSAKASTERALADGDNMTEVRNYLTSTYASPNPEYFGKGKGMNVIYIHLESFQNFLLNYKLNGQEVTPFLNSFTKDANTLYFDNFFHQTGQGKTSDAEFMLENSMFGLPQGSVFTNKAHNTYQSAPAILGQQGYTSAVFHGNYKTFWNRDEIYKSFGFNKFFDASYYDMNEKDVVNYGLKDKPFFNESIPLLQTLKQPFYSKFITLSNHFPYPIDKAEATIEPAKTGDSSVDTYFQTARYLDESVKGFMDYLKQSGLYDNSIIVMYGDHYGISDNHSAAMSQIMGKEMNSFENAQLQRVPLIIRVPGMEGGVQHQYGGEIDVLPTLLHLLGTDTKNYVQFGSDLLSPEHKQVVPFRNGNYVSPTVTALNGKYYDTATGKPVEYTDEIKQNEQMVQKSLKYSDQVVNGDLLRFYTPEGFTPVEPSKYNYNHRDNNKTKVKTTEDGETK; encoded by the coding sequence ATGCAACAATTTTTATTAAAGAGTAAACGAGTATTAAGTAATCATTTTGGATTTTTCGTATTTGCCGTTATTTTACTTTGGTTAAAAACATATGCAGCATATGTGACAGAATTTAATTTAGGGATATCGAACACAATCCAAAAGTTCTTACTGTTTTTCAACCCGTTAAGCTCAGCAGTTCTATTTTTAGGACTCGCATTATTCGCAAAAGGGAAACGAGCTTACATTTGGTTAATTATTATTAATTTGCTAATGTCTATACTTTTATACGCCAACGTAGTATATTATCGCTTTTTCAGCGACTTTATTACGTTCCCGACATTAACACAATCGAATAACTTTGGAGATTTAGGTGGTAGTATTTTTGCATTGCTACACTTATATGATCCACTATATTTCTTAGATACAATCATTTTAATTGTTTTAGTCGCAACGAAATTTGTAAACCCTAAACCAATCCGTGTTGCGAAGCATAAATTATCTCTAGTATTTGTAGCAGGTATTTTATTCTTTAGCGTTAACTTAGGTCTGGCAGAATCTGACCGTCCTGAATTGTTAACAAGAACATTTGACCGCAATTATATCGTGAAATATTTAGGGGCGTACAATTTTACGATTTATGATGGTATTCAAAGTGCGAAAGCATCAACAGAACGAGCATTAGCGGATGGAGATAATATGACAGAAGTTAGAAACTATCTTACATCAACTTATGCAAGTCCAAATCCTGAGTATTTCGGTAAAGGAAAAGGAATGAACGTAATTTATATTCATTTAGAGTCATTCCAAAACTTTTTACTGAACTACAAGCTAAATGGTCAAGAGGTTACACCATTTTTAAACTCATTTACAAAAGATGCGAATACGTTATACTTTGATAACTTCTTCCATCAAACAGGGCAAGGTAAAACATCTGATGCGGAGTTCATGTTAGAGAACTCAATGTTTGGATTACCGCAAGGATCTGTTTTTACAAATAAAGCTCATAACACGTATCAATCAGCACCAGCTATTTTAGGTCAACAAGGCTACACATCAGCAGTGTTCCACGGTAACTACAAAACGTTCTGGAACCGTGATGAAATTTATAAATCGTTTGGTTTTAATAAATTCTTTGATGCGTCATACTATGATATGAACGAAAAAGATGTAGTAAACTATGGCTTAAAAGATAAACCGTTCTTTAATGAATCAATTCCGTTATTACAAACGTTGAAGCAACCGTTCTATTCGAAGTTCATTACGTTATCGAACCATTTCCCTTATCCGATTGATAAAGCGGAGGCAACGATTGAACCAGCTAAAACAGGTGATTCATCAGTAGATACGTACTTCCAAACAGCACGCTATTTAGATGAATCTGTAAAAGGATTCATGGATTACTTGAAACAATCTGGTTTATACGATAACTCAATTATCGTTATGTACGGTGACCATTACGGTATTTCAGATAATCATAGTGCAGCAATGTCTCAAATAATGGGTAAAGAAATGAACTCATTTGAAAATGCTCAATTACAACGTGTACCATTAATCATTCGCGTACCTGGAATGGAAGGCGGCGTACAACATCAATACGGCGGAGAAATTGACGTTCTTCCAACGTTATTACACTTACTAGGTACAGATACGAAAAATTATGTCCAATTCGGATCAGATTTATTATCACCAGAGCATAAACAAGTCGTTCCGTTCCGTAACGGTAACTACGTAAGCCCAACAGTTACAGCACTTAACGGCAAATACTATGATACAGCGACTGGGAAACCAGTAGAATATACAGATGAAATAAAACAAAATGAACAAATGGTTCAAAAATCACTAAAATACTCCGACCAAGTTGTTAACGGTGACTTATTACGATTCTACACACCAGAAGGATTTACACCGGTAGAACCTTCTAAGTACAACTATAACCATCGTGATAACAATAAAACGAAGGTGAAGACGACTGAAGACGGAGAAACAAAATAA
- a CDS encoding SRPBCC domain-containing protein has product MNNYSRITLTLVRNFNVAPEEIFEIWINPKMMKKWFFTLEGTNKVTANTPEVGGS; this is encoded by the coding sequence ATGAATAATTATTCAAGAATAACATTAACGCTGGTAAGAAATTTTAATGTTGCTCCTGAAGAAATTTTTGAAATATGGATAAATCCTAAAATGATGAAGAAATGGTTTTTTACATTGGAAGGAACGAATAAAGTAACGGCAAATACTCCTGAAGTAGGAGGAAGTTAG
- a CDS encoding ABC-F family ATP-binding cassette domain-containing protein, translated as MITVSNVSLRFADRKLFEDVNIKFTPGNCYGLIGANGAGKSTFLKILSGEIDQSTGDIHITPGERLAVLKQNHFEYEEFPALETVMMGHTRLYKVMQEKNAIYMKEDFSDEDGMRAAELEGEFAELNGWEAESEAAILLKGLGIGEDIHDKKMSELTGAEKVKVLLAQALFGQPDILLLDEPTNHLDLKAIQWLENFLMNFDNTVIVVSHDRHFLNKVCTHMADLDFGKIQLYVGNYDFWYESSQLALKLTQDSNKKKEEKVKELQNFIARFSSNASKAKQATSRKKLLDKITLDDIRPSSRRYPFVGFTPEREVGNDLLTVEGISKTIDGEKVLDNVNFTLNKGDKVAFIGRNDIAMTTLFKILMGEMEPDSGSFKWGVTTSQAHFPRDNSEYFENSDYTLIDWLRQFSPQDESESFLRGFLGRMLFSGEEVKKNVSVLSGGEKVRCMLSKMMLSGANVLTLDDPTNHLDLESITALNNGLITFKGTLLFTSHDHQFVQTIANRIIEVTPNGVVDKVATYDEFLENEELQKQVDAMYKG; from the coding sequence ATGATTACAGTAAGTAACGTTAGTTTGCGTTTCGCAGATCGCAAATTATTTGAAGATGTTAACATAAAATTCACGCCAGGTAATTGCTATGGTTTAATTGGAGCAAACGGTGCTGGTAAATCAACATTTCTAAAGATTTTATCTGGAGAAATTGACCAATCAACAGGTGACATACATATTACGCCAGGTGAGCGTCTAGCAGTATTAAAACAGAATCACTTCGAATATGAAGAGTTCCCTGCACTAGAAACAGTAATGATGGGTCACACACGTCTTTATAAAGTAATGCAAGAGAAAAATGCAATTTACATGAAAGAAGACTTTAGTGATGAAGATGGCATGCGTGCTGCAGAACTTGAAGGTGAGTTCGCTGAGCTAAACGGTTGGGAAGCTGAGTCAGAAGCTGCAATCCTTCTAAAAGGATTAGGTATCGGCGAAGATATTCATGATAAAAAGATGTCTGAATTAACAGGGGCAGAGAAAGTAAAAGTATTACTTGCCCAAGCTTTATTCGGTCAACCTGACATTCTATTACTAGATGAGCCTACCAACCATTTGGACTTAAAAGCGATTCAATGGTTAGAAAACTTCTTAATGAACTTTGATAATACAGTTATCGTTGTATCCCATGACCGTCACTTCTTAAATAAAGTATGTACGCACATGGCTGATCTTGATTTCGGTAAAATTCAATTGTACGTTGGTAACTATGACTTCTGGTATGAATCAAGCCAATTAGCATTAAAACTAACGCAAGATTCTAACAAGAAAAAAGAAGAGAAAGTAAAAGAGTTACAAAACTTTATTGCGCGCTTTAGCTCAAACGCATCTAAAGCGAAGCAAGCAACTTCTCGTAAAAAATTATTAGATAAAATTACATTAGATGATATTAGACCGTCATCACGTCGTTATCCGTTCGTTGGTTTCACACCAGAGCGTGAAGTAGGAAATGACTTATTAACGGTTGAAGGTATTTCTAAAACAATCGACGGAGAAAAAGTATTAGATAATGTGAACTTCACTTTAAATAAAGGTGATAAAGTTGCATTTATCGGCCGTAACGATATTGCAATGACAACATTATTTAAAATTCTTATGGGTGAAATGGAGCCAGATAGCGGTTCATTCAAATGGGGTGTAACAACATCTCAAGCTCATTTCCCAAGAGATAACTCTGAGTACTTCGAGAACAGTGATTACACTTTAATTGATTGGTTACGTCAGTTCTCTCCACAAGATGAATCAGAAAGTTTCTTACGTGGTTTCTTAGGCCGTATGCTATTCTCTGGTGAAGAAGTAAAGAAAAACGTTTCTGTTTTATCTGGAGGAGAAAAAGTTCGTTGTATGTTATCTAAAATGATGTTAAGCGGTGCAAACGTATTAACATTAGATGATCCGACGAACCATTTAGACCTTGAGTCTATTACAGCATTAAACAACGGTTTAATCACATTTAAAGGAACATTACTATTCACTTCTCATGACCATCAGTTCGTACAAACAATTGCAAACCGTATTATCGAAGTAACGCCAAACGGTGTAGTTGATAAGGTAGCAACGTATGATGAGTTCTTAGAAAATGAAGAACTTCAAAAACAAGTTGATGCAATGTACAAAGGTTAA
- a CDS encoding MMPL family transporter, which yields MSKLKSWRSLSFLLWIVITITMIVTMPNMDKLVKEKGKITIPNTEQSSIADKMIKEMDKEGAEKYEIIAVFNSGNKAALTTEQKEEITKTINALQSEKDQLGIKEVVSHLDNKDLEKQLVSKDNTTILTQISVDKKHGEISKLVNGLQNKIKLEGVKTYLTGSDLIAGDFLKSSQEGVKKTEIISIIFILVVLIIVFRSPIVPIVSLLTVGVSYLVSMGIIAHLVDQFNFPFSNFTQVFVVVVLFGVGTDYNILLYTRFKEELSKQENAFLATKETFKSAGKTVVYSGIAVLIGFASLALASFKLYQSTSAVAIGVAVLLLVLTTLNPFFMVLLGKGMFYPVKTFKGHEDSRLWGFFAKNSVARPFVALIIVFVISIPFVLKYSNTLNYNDLFEVDNKYESKMGINVIEDHFPPGFSSPSTLVIQSDKNLDEATSLQTLDELTDKISKVKGVSEVYSPTRPTGDKIKELYLNKQAGELNTGLGDANGGIKEINDGLTDAKDKMGSNDSNSLANVQKLIDGTNEAKNGVSALGTALNQLSNGINNGAQGAKQIEDGLSSLNGNINALSNATSQLHAGYKQLEKGLSSYDQYFGSISQAIDGAKKGYEQIETLMNNFIQTKPELANDPNIQQTLGIAKEAQKQLTGLSKELNQLATQHKAAMNSFKEANQSLLKVDNGLKEMNNGVTKLQKGAAELNKGLSEGATGSKQIANKSTELQSGLTKINDGQGQLLTGLKDLQEKMGQLQSGLSKSTEGLGKVSNGLGDAQKYLGELNESKSSEKFYIPKEVLAGEDFQKALNTYMSHDRKIAKMTIILDVNPYSKEAMPIIQEINKTIDGTLNGTELKSTKTAIGGTTARNVDLKDVTQKDFLRTATIMLIGISLVLIMITRSFVNTIFIIGSLILAYFASLGISELISTHVLNVESLSWNVPFFSFIMIVALGVDYSIFVMMRYNELEGDSATKIVNASRHIGGVVLSAALILGGTFAALIPSGVLTLIQVASVVGVALLLLAVIVMPMLLPALIGLTSKLKSYKEK from the coding sequence ATGAGCAAGTTAAAAAGTTGGAGAAGTTTATCTTTTCTATTATGGATAGTTATTACTATTACAATGATCGTAACTATGCCTAATATGGATAAATTAGTGAAGGAAAAAGGGAAAATTACAATCCCTAATACAGAACAAAGCAGTATTGCTGACAAGATGATCAAAGAAATGGATAAAGAAGGGGCTGAAAAGTATGAAATTATAGCCGTTTTTAATAGTGGCAATAAAGCAGCCTTAACTACTGAGCAAAAAGAGGAAATAACAAAAACAATCAACGCTTTACAAAGTGAAAAAGATCAATTGGGAATAAAGGAAGTTGTTTCACATCTAGATAATAAAGACTTGGAAAAACAGTTAGTTTCTAAAGATAATACGACTATTTTAACTCAAATATCAGTAGATAAAAAACATGGTGAAATATCAAAACTTGTAAACGGACTTCAAAATAAAATTAAACTAGAAGGTGTTAAAACGTATTTGACAGGAAGCGATTTAATAGCGGGTGATTTTCTTAAATCCTCTCAAGAGGGAGTGAAAAAGACAGAAATTATTTCAATCATTTTCATTCTTGTTGTATTAATCATTGTATTTCGTTCACCAATTGTTCCGATTGTTTCGCTTCTTACAGTTGGTGTATCGTATTTAGTTTCAATGGGGATTATTGCTCATCTAGTTGATCAATTTAATTTCCCGTTTTCAAACTTTACACAAGTGTTTGTAGTCGTCGTACTATTTGGAGTGGGAACAGACTATAACATCTTATTATATACAAGATTTAAAGAAGAATTGAGTAAACAAGAAAATGCATTTTTGGCTACGAAAGAAACATTTAAATCGGCAGGTAAAACCGTTGTATATAGCGGGATAGCAGTGCTAATTGGTTTTGCATCACTTGCTTTAGCGAGTTTTAAATTATATCAATCTACTTCAGCAGTAGCAATTGGTGTCGCAGTATTACTACTCGTATTAACGACATTAAACCCATTTTTTATGGTGTTATTAGGAAAAGGAATGTTTTATCCAGTTAAAACATTTAAAGGACACGAGGATAGTCGTTTATGGGGTTTCTTTGCGAAAAACTCAGTAGCAAGACCTTTTGTCGCTTTAATCATTGTATTTGTGATATCGATTCCTTTCGTATTAAAGTATTCGAATACTCTTAATTACAATGATTTATTTGAAGTGGATAATAAATATGAATCAAAAATGGGGATTAACGTAATAGAAGATCATTTTCCACCTGGTTTCTCTTCACCAAGTACGTTAGTCATTCAATCGGATAAAAATTTAGATGAGGCGACTTCTCTACAAACTTTAGATGAACTAACTGATAAAATTTCGAAAGTTAAAGGTGTTTCAGAAGTATATTCACCGACGCGTCCAACTGGTGATAAGATAAAAGAATTATATTTAAATAAACAAGCGGGAGAACTAAATACTGGTTTAGGCGATGCTAATGGTGGCATAAAGGAAATTAATGATGGCTTAACGGATGCGAAAGATAAAATGGGTAGTAATGACTCAAATAGTCTTGCAAATGTTCAAAAGTTAATTGATGGAACGAACGAAGCGAAAAACGGTGTATCAGCATTAGGAACAGCTTTAAATCAATTATCGAATGGAATAAACAATGGGGCACAAGGGGCGAAGCAAATAGAGGATGGGCTATCATCATTAAACGGAAATATCAATGCCCTTTCAAATGCAACTTCGCAGCTTCATGCTGGTTATAAGCAGTTAGAAAAAGGTTTAAGTTCTTACGATCAATACTTCGGAAGTATTTCTCAAGCGATTGATGGTGCGAAAAAAGGATATGAACAAATTGAAACGTTAATGAACAATTTCATTCAAACAAAACCAGAATTAGCAAATGATCCGAACATACAGCAAACATTAGGAATTGCTAAAGAAGCTCAAAAACAATTAACTGGACTTTCAAAAGAATTAAATCAATTAGCAACGCAGCATAAAGCAGCGATGAATTCATTTAAAGAAGCGAATCAATCGTTATTGAAAGTCGATAATGGTTTAAAAGAAATGAATAATGGAGTTACCAAGTTACAAAAAGGAGCTGCTGAGCTGAACAAAGGATTGAGCGAAGGGGCTACAGGTTCAAAACAAATTGCGAACAAATCAACTGAGTTACAATCCGGATTAACGAAAATAAACGATGGGCAAGGGCAACTTTTAACAGGGCTTAAGGATTTGCAAGAAAAGATGGGGCAATTACAATCAGGCTTATCTAAAAGTACAGAAGGGCTTGGAAAGGTAAGTAACGGCCTAGGGGATGCTCAGAAATATTTAGGCGAGCTTAATGAATCAAAAAGCTCTGAGAAATTTTATATTCCAAAAGAAGTTTTAGCGGGAGAAGATTTCCAAAAAGCATTGAATACGTACATGTCACATGATAGAAAAATTGCTAAAATGACAATTATTTTAGACGTAAATCCGTATTCAAAAGAAGCGATGCCAATCATACAAGAGATTAATAAAACGATAGACGGTACGTTAAATGGTACAGAATTAAAATCGACGAAAACAGCAATCGGCGGGACAACTGCTCGAAACGTGGATTTAAAAGACGTAACACAAAAAGACTTCTTACGTACAGCGACTATTATGTTAATCGGTATTTCACTTGTATTAATCATGATTACACGTTCATTCGTAAACACAATCTTTATTATTGGATCATTAATTTTAGCGTATTTCGCATCACTTGGTATAAGTGAGTTAATTAGTACACATGTATTAAATGTTGAGTCACTAAGCTGGAATGTTCCATTCTTTAGCTTCATTATGATTGTTGCACTAGGAGTGGATTATAGCATTTTCGTAATGATGCGATACAATGAGCTAGAAGGGGATTCAGCAACGAAAATTGTAAATGCATCTCGCCATATTGGCGGGGTTGTATTATCGGCGGCACTTATTTTAGGAGGAACATTCGCAGCATTAATTCCCTCAGGTGTATTAACGCTTATACAAGTAGCATCCGTTGTTGGCGTTGCCCTTTTACTATTAGCTGTAATCGTGATGCCAATGTTGTTACCTGCTTTAATCGGGTTAACAAGTAAACTGAAGAGTTATAAAGAGAAATAG
- a CDS encoding TetR/AcrR family transcriptional regulator: MAKNKQEDIFDAAIKLFAERGYDGTTIPMIAEKANVGAGTIYRYFENKEALVNSLFSKSMLQLSETIKTDFPVEANIREQFSHTYNRLFEFARNNVDAFLFTNSHCDSYFLDEQSKKIFDDFIGFFMNIIEDGIEKGFLRPLPIIALIIIVYQPLEKLIKVMATGQLEYSKELVKELEESSWNAIRII; the protein is encoded by the coding sequence ATGGCTAAAAATAAGCAAGAGGATATTTTTGATGCTGCTATAAAACTTTTCGCAGAGCGTGGTTACGATGGTACGACAATTCCGATGATCGCTGAAAAAGCAAATGTCGGCGCTGGTACTATTTATCGCTATTTTGAAAATAAAGAGGCACTCGTTAACTCATTATTTTCAAAAAGCATGCTACAGCTATCTGAAACAATAAAGACTGATTTTCCTGTTGAAGCAAATATTCGTGAACAGTTTAGTCATACGTATAACCGTTTATTTGAATTTGCGAGAAACAATGTGGATGCTTTTCTTTTTACAAATTCTCACTGTGATAGTTATTTTCTTGATGAACAGAGTAAGAAAATATTTGATGATTTTATAGGCTTTTTTATGAATATTATTGAAGATGGAATCGAAAAAGGTTTTCTTCGTCCATTGCCTATAATTGCTTTAATTATTATTGTATATCAACCGCTTGAAAAATTAATAAAAGTAATGGCGACAGGGCAATTAGAATACTCAAAAGAATTAGTAAAAGAATTGGAAGAAAGCTCTTGGAATGCTATTAGAATCATTTGA
- the eis gene encoding enhanced intracellular survival protein Eis, with product MNVIQLKEDKFREALALSEYAFQYKVNEERVQQQLTRMKESHQVYGIMEGEELAAKLHLIPFHIYIGKEKFKMGGVAGVATYPEHRRSGYVKELLQHSLQTMKRDGYSVSMLHPFAVSFYRKYGWELCANRIVCQMTKSDLIIKKQVNGTVKRFSKDNHPEEVENLYETFAERFSGMLVRGRKWWLQAVYHDLTLAVYYDENKTAAGYMLYKIENSKMTVKEFVPLHNEARNGLWNFICQHDSMIKDLEMILSETEPLLYTLQEPRVKAEVTPYFMGRIVDVEQFFKQYEWNWNNEEQEVILHITDSFAPWNNVTVQLKNNEITIVKEETAKENGIQIDINALSTIMFGYKQPLELNEIDLISGSEEEIRAFENVVPVRKPFIYDFF from the coding sequence ATGAACGTCATACAGTTAAAAGAAGATAAGTTCAGAGAAGCACTAGCCTTATCAGAATATGCTTTTCAATATAAAGTAAATGAAGAACGAGTGCAGCAACAACTTACACGAATGAAGGAAAGTCATCAAGTATATGGCATTATGGAAGGTGAAGAGTTAGCAGCAAAGTTGCACTTAATTCCTTTTCATATTTACATAGGAAAAGAAAAGTTTAAAATGGGCGGCGTTGCGGGGGTAGCGACGTATCCGGAACATAGAAGAAGTGGATATGTAAAAGAGTTACTTCAGCATTCACTGCAAACTATGAAAAGAGATGGATATAGTGTATCGATGTTACATCCATTTGCCGTTTCATTTTATCGTAAATACGGCTGGGAACTTTGTGCGAATCGAATCGTATGTCAGATGACAAAGAGCGATTTAATAATTAAAAAACAAGTGAATGGTACAGTGAAACGTTTTAGTAAAGATAATCATCCAGAAGAAGTAGAGAATCTATATGAAACATTTGCAGAACGATTTTCTGGTATGTTAGTTCGCGGACGTAAATGGTGGCTACAAGCGGTGTATCATGATTTAACATTGGCAGTTTACTATGATGAAAATAAAACGGCGGCTGGTTACATGTTATACAAAATAGAGAATTCTAAAATGACAGTAAAAGAATTTGTCCCATTACATAATGAAGCGAGAAATGGTCTTTGGAACTTCATCTGCCAACATGATTCTATGATTAAAGATCTAGAAATGATACTAAGTGAGACAGAACCACTTCTTTACACATTACAAGAACCACGAGTAAAAGCAGAAGTAACTCCATATTTCATGGGGAGAATTGTAGATGTAGAACAGTTTTTCAAACAATATGAATGGAACTGGAACAACGAAGAGCAAGAAGTAATTTTACATATTACAGATTCATTTGCTCCGTGGAATAACGTAACGGTTCAACTTAAAAATAATGAAATAACAATCGTTAAAGAAGAAACAGCAAAAGAAAATGGAATTCAAATCGATATTAATGCGTTATCTACTATTATGTTTGGTTACAAGCAACCGCTAGAATTAAATGAAATAGACTTAATAAGCGGTAGCGAAGAGGAGATACGTGCATTTGAGAATGTAGTGCCGGTGCGTAAGCCGTTTATTTATGATTTCTTTTAA
- the aroA gene encoding 3-phosphoshikimate 1-carboxyvinyltransferase — protein sequence MKEKTVQTVNNGLNGTITIPGDKSISHRAVMFGAIAEGKTTIKGFLPGADCLSTISCFKEMGVEITQNGDEVTVIGNGLEGLQEPKAVLDVGNSGTTIRLMSGILANTPFFSCVQGDESIAKRPMKRVTNPLKQMGAKIDGREEGTFTPLTIRGGDLKAIQYTSPVASAQVKSAILLAGLRAEGVTAVTEPHISRDHTERMLEAFGVTVTRVEKTVKLAGGQKLKGTDVQVPGDVSSAAFFLVAGAIIPNSKLLLQNVGMNPTRTGIIDVLEKMGATFTVEPINEGASEPAANITIETSSLKGIEIGGDIIPRLIDEIPVIALAATQADGITVIKDAHELKVKETNRIDTVVAELTKLGARIEATDDGMIIYGKSTLKGSAVHSHGDHRIGMMLAIAGCIAEGETTIEDAEAVGVSYPTFFEELQTLAK from the coding sequence GTGAAAGAAAAAACAGTACAAACTGTAAATAACGGATTAAATGGCACAATTACAATCCCTGGAGATAAATCAATTTCCCATCGCGCTGTCATGTTTGGCGCAATCGCGGAAGGTAAAACAACAATTAAAGGATTTCTTCCTGGTGCGGATTGTTTAAGTACCATTTCTTGTTTTAAAGAAATGGGAGTAGAGATAACACAAAATGGAGACGAAGTTACGGTAATTGGAAATGGATTAGAAGGTTTACAAGAGCCAAAAGCTGTATTAGATGTTGGTAATTCTGGTACAACGATTCGATTAATGTCAGGAATACTTGCAAACACACCATTCTTTTCTTGTGTACAAGGCGATGAGTCTATTGCAAAAAGACCAATGAAACGTGTAACAAATCCACTTAAGCAAATGGGTGCAAAAATTGATGGCCGAGAAGAAGGAACGTTTACGCCACTCACAATACGGGGTGGTGATTTAAAAGCGATTCAATATACTTCACCTGTCGCAAGTGCGCAAGTGAAATCAGCTATTTTACTTGCAGGCCTTCGTGCAGAAGGTGTAACAGCTGTTACAGAACCTCACATTTCGCGTGATCATACAGAAAGAATGCTTGAAGCGTTTGGCGTTACAGTAACTCGCGTGGAGAAAACTGTAAAACTAGCCGGTGGACAAAAGCTAAAAGGAACAGACGTTCAAGTTCCGGGTGACGTATCATCAGCGGCATTTTTCTTAGTAGCAGGCGCAATTATCCCAAATAGTAAACTACTATTACAAAATGTAGGAATGAATCCAACTCGTACAGGTATTATTGATGTTTTAGAGAAAATGGGTGCTACATTTACTGTAGAGCCAATTAACGAAGGTGCATCAGAACCAGCTGCAAACATTACAATAGAAACATCTTCACTAAAAGGTATCGAGATCGGTGGAGATATAATCCCAAGATTAATCGATGAAATTCCAGTTATCGCACTAGCAGCAACACAAGCAGACGGAATTACAGTCATTAAAGATGCACACGAGTTAAAAGTGAAAGAAACGAATCGTATCGATACAGTCGTTGCTGAATTAACAAAACTAGGGGCTCGCATAGAAGCAACTGATGATGGAATGATTATTTACGGAAAATCAACTTTAAAAGGTAGTGCAGTACATAGTCACGGAGATCATCGCATTGGCATGATGCTTGCAATTGCTGGCTGTATAGCTGAAGGAGAAACAACAATTGAAGATGCAGAAGCAGTAGGTGTATCGTATCCTACATTTTTTGAAGAGCTTCAAACGTTAGCTAAATAA